The Anabas testudineus chromosome 1, fAnaTes1.2, whole genome shotgun sequence genomic sequence AATTCTGACAttaaatgtctcatttaaaCGTGGGAAAGCTGCTTATTTACACGGAGCAGTCCtagcagtgtgtgtgcgtgtcagtTGGCCTCCGATCGCTGCAAACTAACTTTGCAGACTCACTAGTTTGTTTCTCCAGTGTTGTAGgtaaaataagattaaaaataGTTTAAGACAAGCTGGAATGAAACTCCTTCAACTCACTGCTGGTTATAAGCTACAGTTCAGTCCTAACGCCAAACCTTTGgtgctttgtttgttgtttttttgttgtttttttgaaatatttacCTCATTTGCCAGTTGCCAACACCGGGCTGTGGTCTGGGTTTTGTAAATAAGCAGGTTCAGCTGTTTCAGAGGTTTGATCTATCCTCAGCGGTGGAAGTGGTTTTGGTGCATTTTGTCTGAGGCGGACCCttgtacagtactgtaataTGTGTGCTTTGAAGCCATGTCAGCACATTGTAACGTACTGTGTGatgcctttttttgttttgttctgttttctgtgttttgttctatCGAGAGGGAAGTTGACAATtgttttttctacattaatatttctttaacGGAGGTTCAATAtgtcagaagaagaaacagtcattttatataaaaaaaaaaatcacttgtcATCGTAAAACCACATCTTTTATGTATAAAAAGACTAAAGGCatgattttaactttttctGAGAACTTAGATGTCGTACTCAAtgaattaattgaattttaaaaatgagtgatttcaaagacttctTTCTCCAAATAAAAAGTCTTCTATGGCTTCAGGCCAGCTGCTCGTGCTCGATctcaattattttaattactgttacagtaattgtgtgtgtgtgtgtgtgtgtgtgtgtgtgtgtgtgcgtgtgttacTGTAGCTCATTATTAGATCACCAACTATCAAAAACCTTCTGTTCTGATTGTTCTTCAGATTcagacttcagtcttcagacttcagtcaaaatgtaaatactttaatgtatttgtaaagttgtgtgttcagatgtttgtgtttttgtgctggtcAAAGACGTTTTCAGCTCCTTTACTCCAGTaaagtatttactgtactgtatatactccAATCTCAGCTGTTACCactgatgcattaatgtgtaaatacactTATCACTGTTAATTATTAACTACTTTACATACAGTTGTGCTGCTAAATCAGTAATAGtatgtgcacattttattaGCAACTAACTATAAGTAACTAGTTACTgtagctgtcagataaatgtacCCAAGCGAAGTACAACTACCtcaaaatattaatttagttCCAACATATTAAGTTAGATTCCACATTTACAACACTGTAATATACTGAGACGTTTGTTGAAAGAACATTTcagcagaaaacatgtttaaactcTGGAAAGTCGGGCACTCGGTGTGGTTGTTATGCTGGAGCTGAAACAATTAGCTGCTTAGTTGATTCTCCAGTCAACTGAAACACTCAAATGTGAATGTTCGCTGGTTTCTGTAGCAGTAAACGGAGTTTCTTTGGGTGATGGACTCGTACTTAGACACAACAAGCTATTTAAACATGTCAACAGAACTGCTGACAgtcatttttaatgattaattgagaaaataacTGCGATTCAACAGCCTTGTTCATGTGTTTGGGTTGTGTGATCATGCTTGACTTTTCCTTCCACTACTTCCCCACCTTTTCTGTTACTGTAGCCTCTTTGTCTGTCAACACAAAAGTCCTCTTAGGTGTTCCCTTATCTCTGCCGTTTCTCCAAATCCCAACAAATTTATCAGACGGACAATGTAAAAGCTGTCTTTTCTTGAAGGCTCGGCCCGGGCCTTTGAAGGTCTGTTCTGGTCGTGGCTGAACTCTGGCCAGAAGGCATCTGTTACTCAACAACATCTGTTCCTGTTACTCTCTTTCTCCCAGCATGCCGAGGGACACGCAGGCTCTCCCAAGGGTGGCCTTTTGTGTGCCCCATTGTCAATTCCATCATTGTCTGCTGAAGTCTGTTCCCATAATGCCACGGGGTTATAAACCCCAGCAGAGGCCAGCTCTACCGGGCTGATGATTTACAGTTATTTGCGTCTAAACACAATCAGCGTCTTTGTGGAGCAATTAAGAAAGAAGAGTGAGGGGAATTTAAAGAGGCGACGTGTAATTTAACTATTTCAACTTAGATTTtctattatactgtatttttaattgctTGTGTGACCTTACTGccataaaaagataaaactttAGTTGCCTCTGCTGTGGCAAAAACATTGTTTGGTAAAAAAATGGGAACAGTGGTAAACTGAAACCTGAAGTGTTGAGTGTCCGGTAGGCGTTACTCTACATTGATCTGAATTTTAGAGCCATGAATTACCTGACTTGTTCTGTAGAAGGAGAAAGACGAGTGGTAAATCTAGCGTAGGGacattgttttttatgaatAGGCCCCCTCTCCCGTCTCCAGGGAGACACTTTCAACTTCTGGCAGTAGCCAACAGTGTCGGCATAGAAAAGCCCACTATGGGGTCACCAGGGAAAGACAACAGATGTTACTGATTAACTTTGCTCACAGACCCCTGAAGAAGTGTTTTTCAGAGTGCTTGCAGatggacaaaacaaaagttGGATGCAATTAAAATTTCACGTTTAGCAATATTTATTTGGAAAAATAGTCTTGGCTAATTCCTTCATTCAAAATCAGTAAAGGAGACAGTAACGTAACAATTTGTACAGTACAATCCCtcttaaataacattttcttaaaaaaaaaaaaaagtcccattGACCTGAAGTGCCTTTGCAaatattatcatttaaaaaagcaacTTAAATAATCATAACAAACATCacaaatatacaatacaaaataaaaataactcaaaatcattaaattaacttaaattaaatcataatttTAAATCAtaactttttcttgtttttttctttctgtattttacaaaaGAACAATCTGTATCAAAAAGCAACGTTTTGTTTGAATTAAGACAAAGTTTTCATGTCCCcggaaaaatgaaatgagaaaaatgaaCAATACTATGTCATAAATGGTTTGGAGGGCTTAAGAAAACACACTTGAGTTAACACAGTGATGAAGCTTACATACAGTCTTCGCCTCATGAAGAACAGGCCACTATGGCCAAACATCCACCGTTTGATGCAGTTCCTGCGCTCAGCAACGGCGTGTGGGTTAGAGAAAAGGCCTGGGTGCAAATGTTGCAAAAACAAACCTCGTAGCATCGAACGCCACATGACAGAGTCCGTTCATATCTTATTTTTACCCCCGCTCCCCAAtaaaaggcagaaaagaaaGCTAAGTGGCAGTTTACTTTAAACcgtaaactgtttttttatttgtatttttttacccCGCCAGTTCTTATCCCACAGGCCGCCGCTGCCTGCGCTTATTTTCCAGTAGAGAACCAGCTCACTCTGAATATCAGTTAAACGTCTCAATATCAGCAGCAGTCTCAAGGCGGGACACCTCCCCCTAGGGTTAGAGCAGCATCTGAAGGAGTTAAAAACTCTCCCATAGAGCAAATGAGCAACGGGCAGCCCTTTGGTGGCTCGTTACACCTGGAGAGACACAAAAGGACGAAAGGGTTCAGTGTTTGTAGGACACGGAGGGATGAAGGTAAAACGAAGTCAAACACACGTCACTCACCTCAGTTGCAATTATACATTCATCCTTCTCTTCTGacatcacaaacacagatttgtaCTTGGTGTCCGCACATGCGGACATTTCTGGGGCTTTCTTTTCTGATGCATCGCTttgggaaagaaagaaaatcagacgttagtttcatcatcatctccGCTTGAAATGTTCCCATGTTaacttttcagcttttcagtaggaaacatttaccattttaaacgTTTGCTGCGTTTCTCCTCAAACTCAAACGAGTCCACGGATTGGCACTTGTCCTCGCAGGCTGCTTCCAGCATGGCCTCCTTCGCCTCCTGCTCGTAGTTCACCTCGTGTACGAGGTTGTAGTCTGCAGGCGGGTGGCGGCTCTTGTAGCTGCTCCTCCCTGGTGAAGATCCCTCATCTGGGTCAGCGCTGCAGAAGTCCATCTTCTTGTTGATATTTTTGATGCCCGGTGTCGGCAACACGCTGACTGCCAGGTCTCTGTCACTGCGGTGACAGTTGTTGGTCAAGTTATTTATTGTCTCTATTTCACCGACTGTTTCTACTTGACCACCACGCTGGACTTTTGAACGGAAAAATCCCACAAGGACCGCACACCccgccagcagcagcagcaccagggcCACACCGGACCCAACGGCCATCCAGGGCACCTCTGTCCCCTGGATGGCAGCGTGCTCTGGAAGGAGGAACTGGCAGTTCCGGCCTCCGTAGCCAggaacacatgcacagacatagCGGTTGTTTCTCTCGTGGCAAGTGGCACCGTTGTGGCAAGGGTTGTGTTCACAGCGGCTGATGGGTGAGCTGCAGTTGCGACCAGTGTATCCTGGTGGGCAGGTGCAGGTGTACCCGTTAGGACCCTCTTGACATGTCCCTCCGTTTTGACAAGGGTACATCGAGCACTCGTCTCCAGTGTGGTCACAGTTCATGCCGGTGTAACCGTCCGGACACTGACACAAGTATGAGTTGACAAGATCCACACAACGTGCACCTGTGAACAGAGAAGCTTCGCATCAGTGTGTGGAGGAAACACACATTCTGTGGGTTTGTACTGTGTCAGTCGGTCTCTTACCGTTGGAGCAGGGGCTCGAGGTGCAGTGGTCAATCTTCTTCTCACAGTTGAACCCTGCGTATCCGGTGGGGCACTGGCAGAAGTAGCCTCCGTCAGGGTTGTCAGCACAGCGGCCACCGTTAGTGCAGGGCCCATCAGCGCACGTCATGGCACTCAGCTCGCAGTTGTTGCCATAGAAACCATGAGGGCAAGTGCAGGTATATGTGTTTTCCAAATCCTGTGGGGAAAAAATAGAACAGGCTTGACATCGAGTTCTgtctttcagctgcagctgcta encodes the following:
- the dla gene encoding delta-like protein A, producing the protein MGRVILLTLTVMSILVCQGFCSGVFELKLQEFLNKKGVQGNRNCCKGGLTSSFQQQCECKTFFRICLKHYQPNASPEPPCTYGGAVTPVLGSNSFQVPDAIPESSFTNPIRINFGFTWPGTFSLIIEALHTDSKDDLSTDNPDRVISTMTTQRHLTVGEEWSQDLHTGGRTELKYSYRFVCDEHYYGDGCSVFCRPRDDAFGHFTCGERGEIVCDAGWKGQYCTEPICLPGCDEEHGFCEKPGECKCRVGFKGRYCDECIRYPGCLHGTCQQPWQCNCQEGWGGLFCNQDLNYCTHHKPCMNGATCSNTGQGSYTCSCRPGFTGASCEIQVNECAGNPCRNGGSCTDLENTYTCTCPHGFYGNNCELSAMTCADGPCTNGGRCADNPDGGYFCQCPTGYAGFNCEKKIDHCTSSPCSNGARCVDLVNSYLCQCPDGYTGMNCDHTGDECSMYPCQNGGTCQEGPNGYTCTCPPGYTGRNCSSPISRCEHNPCHNGATCHERNNRYVCACVPGYGGRNCQFLLPEHAAIQGTEVPWMAVGSGVALVLLLLAGCAVLVGFFRSKVQRGGQVETVGEIETINNLTNNCHRSDRDLAVSVLPTPGIKNINKKMDFCSADPDEGSSPGRSSYKSRHPPADYNLVHEVNYEQEAKEAMLEAACEDKCQSVDSFEFEEKRSKRLKCDASEKKAPEMSACADTKYKSVFVMSEEKDECIIATEV